Proteins from one Bacillus sp. (in: firmicutes) genomic window:
- a CDS encoding DUF4179 domain-containing protein — MGKYIEQSVDSEINQVEELIRETSVEVNFTNRIMAQIETESTKRFRNIKTRKKNGLNKIIIMMSTAVAAFVFMMGGSFISPAIAVSIKQIPGMASIFQLAGDLGLKTADEKGLVTKLSVGDTHNNLKLNVPVVMFDGTRVSIGLERETSEDEFSNKTLGELISSVNLSIDGRPIQSFAPNNSNSIGIYQYPGKDQNSVIIEFSDLRNQGGKLLPNKFNLNLVVTVDGIKDPFKIDIPVKKNIDDYLVMQPNISRKYENLNFTLEKFEFTPITTSITTRIDLPLNSKLTVPLQTMGVDVLDDKGNKLKMLSGNGWNKEEGNFLISDYRFQPFESTPEYITVKPYILLYQENNRVLHLDKDGNTKIKYIPELEITFPIGN, encoded by the coding sequence ATGGGTAAATACATAGAGCAATCGGTAGATAGCGAAATCAATCAGGTAGAAGAGTTAATTCGAGAGACTTCAGTGGAAGTAAATTTTACTAATCGCATTATGGCGCAAATTGAAACTGAATCAACAAAAAGGTTTAGAAATATAAAGACTCGTAAAAAAAACGGATTAAACAAAATTATTATAATGATGTCCACTGCCGTAGCAGCCTTTGTTTTTATGATGGGGGGGAGCTTTATTTCCCCAGCCATAGCGGTATCCATCAAGCAAATTCCGGGAATGGCTTCTATATTTCAGCTTGCTGGCGACCTTGGCCTGAAGACTGCTGATGAGAAAGGACTAGTAACAAAACTAAGTGTAGGTGATACCCATAATAATCTTAAACTAAATGTGCCCGTGGTAATGTTTGATGGAACTCGTGTATCAATTGGTCTCGAACGGGAAACTTCAGAAGATGAATTTTCAAATAAAACCTTGGGGGAACTTATCAGTAGTGTAAATTTGTCAATCGACGGAAGACCAATTCAATCTTTTGCTCCAAATAATTCGAATTCAATTGGTATCTATCAATATCCTGGAAAGGATCAAAACTCCGTGATTATAGAGTTTTCTGATCTGCGTAATCAAGGCGGAAAACTATTACCTAATAAATTCAATTTAAATCTAGTGGTTACGGTGGATGGAATAAAAGACCCGTTTAAAATTGATATTCCGGTAAAAAAGAACATAGATGATTATTTAGTTATGCAGCCCAATATAAGCAGAAAATATGAGAATTTAAATTTTACATTAGAGAAATTTGAATTTACACCAATTACGACTAGTATAACCACACGTATTGATTTACCTTTAAATTCAAAACTAACTGTGCCTTTACAAACTATGGGAGTGGATGTATTAGATGACAAAGGAAATAAGTTGAAAATGTTAAGCGGTAATGGGTGGAATAAAGAAGAGGGTAATTTCTTGATATCAGATTATCGATTCCAACCCTTTGAATCCACTCCAGAGTATATAACTGTTAAACCTTATATACTATTATATCAAGAAAATAATAGAGTTTTGCACCTTGATAAAGATGGAAATACAAAAATAAAGTATATTCCTGAATTGGAGATTACCTTCCCC
- a CDS encoding RNA polymerase sigma factor, whose amino-acid sequence MNKVNISEGTSTVKIEYVVEQVKLGDKQKYTIIINRFQKQIYLYCYYLLGNKEDAEDAVQDIFIKGFENMDKFTNNTSYSAWLYKIAYNHCINLIKRRSRFYNVLKQYKNQEFQMREPNHTEIIHELLDQLNSEEKHILLLRAVEEYTFEEISIIMDIKAATIRKKYERIRKKLHQFIKKKGGNCIWVNT is encoded by the coding sequence GTGAACAAGGTAAATATTTCAGAAGGTACCTCCACAGTAAAGATTGAGTACGTTGTAGAACAGGTAAAACTAGGAGATAAGCAAAAATACACTATTATTATTAATCGATTTCAAAAGCAGATTTACTTATATTGTTATTATTTACTAGGTAATAAAGAAGATGCTGAGGATGCTGTTCAAGACATTTTTATTAAAGGATTTGAGAATATGGATAAATTTACCAATAACACATCCTACTCTGCCTGGCTTTACAAAATAGCCTATAACCATTGTATTAATTTAATTAAGAGAAGAAGTCGCTTTTATAATGTTCTAAAACAATACAAGAATCAAGAGTTCCAAATGCGTGAGCCTAACCATACAGAAATAATTCATGAACTGTTGGATCAGCTTAATTCAGAAGAAAAACATATTCTGTTGCTGAGAGCTGTTGAAGAATACACATTTGAAGAGATTAGCATAATTATGGATATAAAGGCAGCAACTATACGAAAAAAATATGAACGGATTCGTAAAAAGCTACACCAATTCATCAAAAAAAAGGGAGGGAACTGTATATGGGTAAATACATAG